A portion of the Streptomyces sp. YPW6 genome contains these proteins:
- a CDS encoding bifunctional [glutamine synthetase] adenylyltransferase/[glutamine synthetase]-adenylyl-L-tyrosine phosphorylase translates to MTTSPGRRSSTFTRLLRHGFTDPSAAEQLLDLDALASVRSDPVLLEALGATADPDLALRGLVRVVEAGEESERQVLLDTLVTAKPLRDRLLGVLGASEALGDHLARHPRDWRALVTYESADLHPGVAEFEQGLADAVDPDSLRVAYRRCLLTLAARDVCGTTGLAQTAAELADLATATLRAALAIARTAAPEDAAQCRLAVVAMGKCGGRELNYVSDVDVIFVGEAHDGVDETKAMQAATRLAAHMMRICSETTVEGTIWEVDANLRPEGRNGPLVRTLSSHLAYYQRWAKTWEFQALLKARAVAGDPELGAEYVEAVSPLVWGAADRENFVPDVQKMRRRVVDNIPADRIERELKLGPGGLRDVEFAVQLLQLVHGRSDASLHSGSTLEALRALADGGYVGRADAAQLDEAYRFLRAMEHRIQLHRLRRTHLVPEDEADLRRIGRSLGMRTDPVAELNKAWKRHASVVRRLHEKIFYRPLLDAVAQLAPGESRLSPKAAAIRLEALGYADPAAALRHLEALSSGVTRKAAIQRTLLPVLLGWFADSADPDAGLLGFRKVSDALGKTPWYLRLLRDEGAAAENLARVLSAGRLAPDLLMRAPEAVAILGDPEGLRPRTREHLEQEVLAAVGRAGDAESAVAVVRGVRRRELFRTTAADLIGSYGTEDSPAEQDHGALVDRVGSAVTDLNAATIAGALRAAVRERWGDTLPTRFAVIGMGRFGGHELSYGSDADVLFVHRPREGVSDEEAGRAANAVVGEMRRLLQLPTADPPLLIDADLRPEGRTGPMVRTLKSYEAYYRRWSLVWESQALLRAEHMAGDEELGRAFVELVDPLRYPMEGLGEDAVREIRRLKARMESERMPRGADPTLHAKLGRGGLSDVEWTVQLMQMRHGWAEPGLRTTRTREALAAACAAGLIPAEDAQTLDEAWVLAARVRNAVMLVRGRPGDTFPSDARELAAVGRYLGYEPGHVGDMLDDYRRITRRARAVVEERFYGAAG, encoded by the coding sequence ATGACGACCTCGCCGGGGCGCAGAAGCAGTACGTTCACCAGGTTGCTGCGGCACGGATTCACCGACCCGTCCGCCGCCGAGCAGCTCCTCGACCTGGACGCGCTCGCCTCCGTACGGTCCGATCCGGTCCTCCTGGAGGCGCTCGGGGCCACCGCCGACCCCGATCTGGCCCTGCGCGGACTGGTGCGGGTCGTGGAGGCGGGGGAGGAGAGCGAGCGGCAGGTGCTGCTCGACACCCTCGTCACCGCCAAGCCCCTGCGCGACCGGCTCCTCGGGGTCCTCGGAGCCTCCGAGGCGCTCGGGGACCATCTGGCCCGGCACCCGCGCGACTGGCGGGCGCTCGTCACATACGAGTCGGCGGACCTGCACCCTGGCGTCGCCGAGTTCGAACAGGGGCTCGCCGACGCCGTCGACCCGGACTCCCTGCGGGTCGCCTACCGCCGGTGCCTGCTCACCCTCGCCGCCCGGGACGTGTGCGGGACGACCGGCCTCGCCCAGACCGCCGCCGAGCTGGCCGACCTCGCCACCGCCACCCTGCGCGCCGCGCTCGCCATCGCCCGCACCGCCGCGCCCGAGGACGCCGCGCAGTGCCGGCTCGCCGTCGTGGCGATGGGCAAGTGCGGCGGACGGGAGCTGAACTACGTCTCCGACGTCGACGTGATCTTCGTCGGGGAGGCGCACGACGGCGTCGACGAGACCAAGGCCATGCAGGCCGCCACCCGGCTGGCTGCCCACATGATGCGGATCTGCTCCGAGACCACCGTCGAGGGCACCATCTGGGAGGTCGACGCCAACCTCCGCCCCGAGGGGCGCAACGGGCCGCTCGTGCGCACCCTCAGCTCCCACCTCGCCTACTACCAGCGCTGGGCCAAGACATGGGAGTTCCAGGCCCTGCTGAAAGCACGGGCGGTGGCCGGGGACCCCGAGCTGGGAGCCGAGTACGTCGAGGCGGTGTCGCCGCTCGTGTGGGGGGCCGCCGACCGGGAGAACTTCGTCCCCGACGTGCAGAAGATGCGCCGCCGGGTCGTCGACAACATCCCCGCCGACCGCATCGAGCGCGAGCTGAAGCTCGGCCCCGGCGGACTGCGGGACGTCGAGTTCGCCGTCCAGCTCCTCCAGCTGGTGCACGGGCGCAGTGACGCCTCGCTGCACAGCGGCTCCACCCTGGAGGCGCTGCGGGCGCTCGCCGACGGCGGGTACGTGGGCCGCGCGGACGCCGCCCAGCTCGACGAGGCGTACCGCTTCCTGCGCGCCATGGAGCACCGCATCCAGCTCCACCGGCTGCGCCGCACCCACCTGGTCCCCGAGGACGAGGCGGACCTGCGGCGGATCGGCCGGTCGCTCGGCATGCGCACCGATCCGGTGGCCGAGCTGAACAAGGCGTGGAAGCGGCACGCCTCCGTCGTACGGCGGCTGCACGAGAAGATCTTCTACCGGCCGCTGCTGGACGCCGTCGCCCAGCTGGCCCCCGGTGAGTCCCGGCTCAGCCCGAAGGCCGCCGCGATCCGGCTGGAGGCCCTCGGGTACGCCGACCCGGCGGCCGCCCTGCGGCACCTGGAGGCCCTCTCCTCCGGGGTGACCCGCAAGGCCGCCATCCAGCGCACGCTGCTGCCGGTGCTCCTCGGCTGGTTCGCGGACTCCGCCGACCCGGACGCCGGGCTCCTCGGCTTCCGCAAGGTGTCCGACGCGCTCGGCAAGACCCCGTGGTACCTGCGGCTCCTGCGCGACGAGGGCGCCGCCGCGGAGAACCTCGCCCGGGTCCTGTCCGCCGGCCGCCTCGCCCCGGACCTCCTCATGCGGGCCCCGGAGGCGGTGGCGATCCTCGGCGATCCGGAGGGGCTGAGGCCGCGCACCCGGGAGCACCTGGAGCAGGAGGTGCTGGCCGCGGTGGGGCGTGCGGGCGATGCGGAGTCGGCCGTCGCGGTGGTGCGCGGGGTGCGCCGCCGGGAGCTGTTCCGTACGACGGCCGCCGACCTCATCGGCTCCTACGGCACGGAGGACAGCCCCGCCGAGCAGGACCACGGGGCCCTCGTCGACCGCGTCGGCTCCGCCGTCACCGACCTCAACGCCGCCACCATCGCGGGCGCGCTGCGGGCCGCGGTCCGCGAGCGGTGGGGCGACACCCTGCCGACCCGGTTCGCCGTCATCGGCATGGGCCGCTTCGGCGGGCACGAGCTGAGTTACGGCTCCGACGCCGATGTCCTCTTCGTCCACCGGCCGCGCGAGGGCGTGAGCGACGAGGAGGCCGGGCGGGCGGCCAACGCGGTCGTGGGCGAGATGCGGCGACTACTCCAACTGCCGACCGCCGACCCGCCGTTGCTCATCGACGCCGATCTGCGCCCCGAGGGCAGGACCGGCCCGATGGTGCGCACGCTGAAGTCGTACGAGGCCTACTACCGGCGCTGGTCGCTGGTCTGGGAGAGCCAGGCGCTGCTGCGGGCCGAACACATGGCGGGCGACGAGGAATTGGGCCGCGCCTTCGTCGAGCTGGTCGATCCGCTGCGGTATCCGATGGAAGGGCTCGGTGAGGACGCCGTACGCGAGATCCGGCGGCTGAAGGCGCGGATGGAGTCCGAGCGGATGCCGCGCGGCGCGGACCCCACGCTCCACGCGAAGCTGGGGCGGGGCGGGCTGAGCGACGTCGAGTGGACCGTGCAGCTGATGCAGATGCGGCACGGGTGGGCGGAGCCCGGCCTGCGCACGACGCGTACGCGCGAGGCGCTGGCCGCCGCGTGTGCGGCCGGCCTGATCCCGGCGGAGGACGCGCAGACGCTGGACGAGGCGTGGGTGCTTGCGGCGCGGGTGCGCAACGCGGTGATGCTGGTGCGGGGACGGCCGGGTGACACGTTCCCGTCCGACGCGCGGGAGCTGGCGGCGGTGGGGCGGTACCTGGGGTACGAGCCGGGGCATGTCGGGGACATGCTGGACGACTACCGCAGGATCACCCGGCGGGCTCGGGCGGTGGTGGAGGAGCGGTTCTACGGGGCGGCGGGCTGA
- a CDS encoding HNH endonuclease, with product MTEEQSTKPDTHDRAWSFLVAGEERQFQGNAGYEDVIEESYSYDSTVGNHQHVAVGDLVVVRNGKEALGAGMVEALQVLPEQEKVRSRCPFCASTGFKGRSTMFPRFWCSRCKNAFDTPNSEILRVTAFRAHYGGTWQPLDGCLDKAQLSELSLSRSDQQSIKKMDRRRTLAAIEARGVRFPSRGELRRAGGRRPRELPGGRRRTAAAVRRGQDGFRRALVREYGLVCAVTGAAPAEVLEAAHLRPFAETEQHRVEEGLMLRSDVHRLFDCGLLAIDAELVVHVAPSLAGHGAYSALAGVPLRIPPDAPIDRAAVADHHAATVATW from the coding sequence ATGACGGAGGAGCAGAGCACGAAGCCGGACACCCACGACAGGGCATGGTCTTTTCTTGTCGCCGGGGAAGAACGACAGTTTCAGGGGAACGCCGGCTACGAGGACGTCATCGAGGAGTCGTACAGCTACGACTCGACGGTGGGGAATCACCAACACGTGGCAGTCGGTGACCTGGTGGTGGTGCGGAACGGCAAGGAAGCCCTCGGGGCGGGCATGGTGGAAGCACTTCAGGTGCTGCCCGAGCAGGAGAAGGTCCGCAGCCGGTGCCCGTTCTGCGCAAGTACCGGCTTCAAGGGGCGATCCACCATGTTCCCCCGGTTCTGGTGCAGTCGCTGCAAGAACGCATTCGACACCCCGAATTCCGAGATCCTCCGTGTCACAGCTTTCCGGGCGCACTACGGAGGTACCTGGCAGCCACTGGACGGCTGTCTGGACAAGGCGCAGCTGAGCGAGCTCAGCCTCAGCCGGTCCGATCAGCAGTCGATCAAGAAGATGGACCGTCGCCGAACCCTGGCCGCCATCGAGGCCCGGGGGGTCCGCTTTCCGAGCCGCGGTGAACTCCGCCGTGCAGGCGGACGTCGACCGCGGGAGCTGCCGGGCGGGCGCCGCAGAACGGCGGCGGCAGTGCGACGTGGCCAGGATGGGTTCCGCCGTGCCTTGGTGCGTGAGTACGGGCTGGTCTGCGCCGTCACCGGCGCCGCACCGGCAGAGGTACTGGAGGCTGCGCACCTCCGGCCCTTCGCCGAAACCGAGCAGCACCGAGTGGAGGAAGGTCTGATGCTCAGGTCGGACGTGCACCGCCTGTTCGACTGCGGTCTGCTCGCCATCGACGCCGAGCTGGTCGTGCACGTCGCACCGAGCCTGGCCGGCCACGGTGCGTACAGCGCCTTGGCCGGCGTGCCTCTGCGTATTCCGCCGGACGCCCCGATAGACCGGGCCGCAGTCGCGGACCACCACGCAGCGACTGTCGCCACCTGGTGA
- a CDS encoding multicopper oxidase family protein, with product MPLHHIPRRAVLGAALAAAGTGALAACSDGGSGHGGAHSPAGGAQDSGTYVSPGGKEVEAAEAARGSGPVREVSLTATRARLDLGGGTTVASWAYGDRLPGREVRVSAGDTLALTLANHLPQPTSLHWHGLALRNDMDGVPGLTQRSIAPGAEFAYRFAVPHPGTYWFHPHSGVQQDRGLYAPLIVEDPKEPLAYDREWVVVLDDWVDGVGGSTPDAVLKELSGGMSGGGHGGMDHGTHSLPQDGKGAKDGSEDQGGGEESGPSRMMMGASSELLGGDAGDVAYPHYLVNGRVADDPETFRARPGDRIRLRIINAGGDTAFRVALGGHRMTVTHTDGFPVRHTTGDALLLGMGERYDVLVTAGDGVFPLTALAEGKKAAALAVLRTGSGTAPAASVRPKELEGKVVQAGRLVPDPSVALPTRLPDRTIRMRLTGGMASYDWAFDGQPYDAKQRRPVEAGERVRLVFDNGTAMWHPLHLHGHTFALGGNAAGARKDTAIVLPHRSLTVDFDADNPGLWMVHCHNVYHAEAGMMTVIGYRG from the coding sequence ATGCCCCTGCATCACATCCCCCGCCGCGCCGTGCTCGGCGCCGCTCTCGCCGCCGCCGGTACGGGAGCCCTCGCCGCCTGTTCCGACGGCGGCAGCGGCCACGGCGGCGCCCACTCCCCCGCCGGCGGGGCCCAGGACTCCGGTACGTACGTCTCGCCCGGCGGCAAGGAGGTCGAGGCCGCCGAGGCGGCGCGCGGCTCCGGGCCCGTACGGGAGGTCTCCCTCACCGCCACCCGGGCCCGGCTCGATCTGGGCGGCGGCACCACCGTCGCCTCCTGGGCCTACGGGGACCGGCTGCCCGGACGCGAGGTGCGGGTGAGTGCCGGGGACACCCTCGCCCTCACCCTGGCCAACCACCTTCCGCAGCCCACGTCCCTGCACTGGCACGGGCTCGCACTCCGCAACGACATGGACGGGGTCCCCGGGCTGACCCAGCGGAGCATCGCCCCGGGGGCCGAGTTCGCCTACCGGTTCGCCGTACCGCACCCGGGGACGTACTGGTTCCATCCGCACTCCGGCGTCCAGCAGGACCGGGGGCTGTACGCACCGCTGATCGTCGAGGACCCGAAGGAGCCGTTGGCGTACGACCGGGAGTGGGTCGTCGTCCTCGACGACTGGGTCGACGGGGTGGGCGGGTCCACTCCGGACGCCGTCCTCAAGGAGCTGTCCGGCGGCATGAGCGGCGGCGGGCACGGCGGTATGGATCACGGCACGCACTCCCTGCCTCAGGACGGGAAGGGCGCGAAGGACGGGAGCGAGGACCAGGGGGGAGGCGAGGAGAGCGGGCCCTCGCGGATGATGATGGGCGCGAGCAGTGAGCTGCTCGGAGGCGACGCGGGCGACGTGGCCTATCCGCACTACCTCGTCAACGGCCGGGTGGCGGACGACCCGGAGACGTTCCGGGCGCGGCCCGGCGACCGTATCCGGCTGCGAATCATCAACGCCGGCGGCGACACCGCCTTCCGTGTCGCGCTCGGCGGGCACCGGATGACCGTGACGCACACCGACGGGTTCCCGGTGCGGCACACCACGGGGGACGCGCTGCTGCTGGGGATGGGCGAGCGGTACGACGTCCTCGTCACGGCCGGGGACGGGGTCTTCCCGCTGACCGCCCTGGCGGAGGGGAAGAAGGCGGCAGCCCTGGCCGTCCTGCGGACCGGGAGCGGGACCGCGCCCGCCGCCTCCGTGCGGCCGAAGGAGCTGGAGGGAAAGGTCGTGCAGGCCGGGCGGCTGGTTCCTGACCCGTCCGTGGCGCTGCCCACCCGTCTGCCGGACCGGACGATCCGGATGCGGCTCACCGGCGGGATGGCGTCGTACGACTGGGCCTTCGACGGGCAGCCGTACGACGCGAAGCAGCGGCGGCCGGTGGAGGCGGGCGAGCGGGTGCGGCTCGTCTTCGACAACGGGACGGCCATGTGGCATCCGCTGCATCTGCACGGCCACACCTTCGCGCTCGGCGGGAACGCCGCCGGGGCCCGCAAGGACACCGCGATCGTGTTGCCGCACCGGTCGCTCACCGTGGACTTCGACGCCGACAACCCGGGGCTGTGGATGGTCCACTGCCACAACGTCTACCACGCGGAGGCGGGGATGATGACGGTCATCGGCTACCGGGGCTGA
- a CDS encoding CBS domain-containing protein encodes MTTAKDIMHSGARWIPAHETLDRAAQLMREHNVGALPVSAEGDSDRMIGIITDRDIVVGCVAKGHDPSKVTAGDLAQGTPRWIEAQADVDAVLEEMQTHRIRRLPVVENKKLVGMISEADLAQHLTEEQIAGWAEKVYSRS; translated from the coding sequence ATGACGACCGCCAAAGACATCATGCACAGCGGGGCCCGCTGGATCCCGGCCCACGAGACCCTGGACCGTGCGGCGCAGTTGATGCGCGAGCACAACGTGGGCGCCCTGCCAGTCTCCGCCGAAGGGGACTCGGACCGGATGATCGGCATCATCACCGACCGCGACATCGTCGTCGGCTGCGTCGCCAAGGGGCACGATCCGTCGAAGGTCACGGCGGGCGATCTCGCGCAGGGCACACCCCGCTGGATCGAGGCGCAGGCCGATGTGGACGCGGTTCTGGAGGAGATGCAGACCCACCGCATCCGCCGGCTGCCCGTCGTCGAGAACAAGAAGCTGGTCGGCATGATCAGCGAGGCCGACCTCGCGCAGCACCTCACCGAGGAGCAGATCGCGGGCTGGGCGGAGAAGGTCTACTCCCGCAGCTGA
- a CDS encoding putative protein N(5)-glutamine methyltransferase, with product MSVHPVSSFSTTVTTLRRAGCVFAEDEASLLHEAAASPDELSLLVERRAAGLPLEHVLGWAEFHGRRFAVDPGVFVPRRRTEFLVAQAAALAPRRAVVVDLCCGSGALGVALATALDRADLHACDVEPAAVRCARRNVGDLGEVYEGDLFAPLPARLRGRVDVLLANVPYVPTGDVELLPAEARVHEPRVALDGGGDGLDVMRRVAAEAPAWLAPGGSLLMEASERQRDGAVEILRAAGLTPRVRVSEELYATVLVGTANADAGTDTQVAVEPDAQAGLRAGPRETAVGADASAAPNAPAQD from the coding sequence ATGTCGGTTCACCCCGTGAGTTCCTTCTCCACCACCGTCACCACCCTGCGCCGCGCCGGATGCGTCTTCGCCGAGGACGAGGCGTCGCTCCTCCACGAGGCCGCCGCCTCCCCCGATGAGCTGTCCCTCCTCGTCGAGCGCCGCGCCGCCGGGCTGCCGCTCGAACACGTCCTGGGCTGGGCGGAGTTCCACGGCCGTCGCTTCGCCGTGGACCCGGGTGTCTTCGTGCCCCGCCGGCGTACGGAGTTCCTCGTGGCGCAGGCCGCCGCCCTCGCACCCCGCCGGGCCGTCGTCGTCGACCTCTGCTGTGGTTCGGGCGCGCTCGGTGTCGCCCTCGCCACCGCCCTGGACCGGGCCGACCTGCACGCCTGTGACGTCGAACCCGCCGCCGTGCGCTGCGCCCGGCGCAACGTCGGCGACCTGGGGGAGGTGTACGAGGGCGACCTCTTCGCCCCCCTTCCCGCCCGGCTGCGCGGCCGTGTCGACGTGCTCCTCGCCAACGTCCCGTACGTCCCGACCGGCGATGTCGAACTGCTCCCCGCCGAGGCCCGCGTCCACGAACCGCGCGTCGCCCTCGACGGCGGCGGCGACGGCCTCGACGTCATGCGCCGGGTCGCGGCCGAGGCGCCCGCGTGGCTCGCCCCGGGCGGCAGCCTGCTGATGGAGGCCAGTGAGCGGCAGCGGGACGGGGCGGTGGAGATCCTGCGCGCCGCCGGGCTCACCCCGCGGGTCCGGGTTTCCGAGGAGCTGTACGCCACCGTCCTCGTCGGGACCGCGAACGCCGACGCCGGCACCGATACCCAGGTCGCTGTCGAGCCCGACGCCCAGGCCGGCCTCCGGGCCGGACCGCGCGAAACCGCGGTCGGCGCCGACGCCTCCGCCGCCCCGAACGCGCCCGCACAGGACTAG
- a CDS encoding DUF3105 domain-containing protein, translating into MSHAPRHAQPGATAPDARSTRNRAIATGPSAAVVAGLVAFGSFLLLENSAADERSDHASAAHDGKHPDGHGDTEGGVIEGLRSWDAAKLDRNHVTGTVDCPMKPAVGGDHHPSWMNCDGDVYEKPVPDVNAVHTLEHGAVWITYNGKAADSDVAALAERVQRTPFTLMSPYAGQEGALTLSAWGKQVTVDSADDPRVD; encoded by the coding sequence ATGAGCCACGCCCCCCGGCACGCCCAGCCCGGGGCCACTGCCCCCGATGCGCGTTCGACCCGCAACCGGGCGATCGCCACAGGGCCGAGCGCCGCCGTCGTGGCCGGTCTCGTCGCTTTCGGCTCGTTCCTGCTGCTGGAGAACTCCGCGGCCGACGAGCGGTCCGACCACGCCTCGGCCGCCCACGACGGCAAGCACCCGGACGGGCACGGCGACACCGAGGGCGGGGTCATCGAGGGGCTGAGGTCCTGGGACGCGGCGAAGCTCGACCGCAACCACGTGACAGGCACGGTCGACTGTCCGATGAAGCCTGCGGTCGGCGGCGACCACCACCCGTCGTGGATGAACTGCGACGGCGACGTATACGAAAAGCCGGTCCCCGACGTCAACGCCGTCCACACCCTGGAGCACGGCGCGGTCTGGATCACGTACAACGGCAAGGCCGCCGACAGCGATGTGGCCGCGCTCGCGGAACGCGTCCAGAGGACCCCGTTCACCCTGATGAGCCCGTACGCCGGCCAGGAGGGCGCGCTCACCCTCAGCGCCTGGGGCAAGCAGGTCACCGTGGACTCCGCCGACGACCCGCGGGTGGACTGA
- a CDS encoding TetR/AcrR family transcriptional regulator C-terminal domain-containing protein produces MGRPRTPLLDRERIGATALELLDEQGEFSVPQVARRLGVQTGSVYHHVDGRAGVIELIRERVSASIDTAALGLQPWDAALAAWARSYRAAFAAHPHAIPLLMTSPVRAPKVLAQYDQAVRLLLDVGFPVERVMTVITALENLVLGSALDLAAPEAMWELPADSPGTEKLAQALAAIGPGRADAAFELALESFMHHCRTLGPPDSGTTGADSGPPGAPSGPSGA; encoded by the coding sequence ATGGGACGGCCGCGCACACCGCTGCTCGACCGGGAGCGCATCGGTGCCACGGCGCTCGAACTGCTCGATGAGCAGGGGGAGTTCAGCGTGCCGCAGGTGGCCCGCAGACTGGGGGTGCAGACGGGTTCGGTGTATCACCACGTGGACGGCCGGGCCGGGGTGATCGAGCTGATCCGCGAACGGGTCAGCGCGTCGATCGACACGGCCGCGCTCGGCCTCCAGCCCTGGGACGCGGCCCTGGCCGCCTGGGCCCGCTCCTACCGCGCCGCCTTCGCCGCCCACCCGCACGCGATCCCGCTGCTCATGACGTCACCGGTACGGGCCCCGAAGGTCCTGGCCCAGTACGACCAGGCGGTCCGGCTGCTCCTGGACGTGGGCTTCCCGGTGGAGCGGGTGATGACGGTGATCACGGCCCTGGAGAACCTGGTGCTGGGCTCGGCTCTGGACCTGGCGGCCCCGGAGGCGATGTGGGAACTCCCTGCGGACTCCCCCGGCACGGAGAAGCTGGCACAGGCGCTGGCGGCGATCGGCCCGGGCCGGGCGGACGCGGCGTTCGAACTGGCCCTGGAATCCTTCATGCACCACTGTCGCACCCTCGGCCCGCCGGATTCCGGCACGACCGGCGCGGACTCGGGCCCGCCCGGGGCACCTTCCGGCCCCTCCGGCGCTTGA
- a CDS encoding GntR family transcriptional regulator has protein sequence MPRDTPYLQVADKLRARIRAGEWAVGDKLPSRARFAEEYGVGQSVAQRAMERLIIEGILEGRAGSGTYVRRARERRRMIRSRHREQRNRSPFASDMAELDHEADWECTSRARVPAPEDIAERLAIEPGDLCVVTDYEFLADGMPVQLAKSWEPMAITDGTPVLLPEMGPYGKLGVVQRMRSIGVDIATGIELPRPARATREQANLLGISIGDLVIEIERTYFDSEGRPVETADVVVPDIRWEIAYEIRVDRPDSDRPDSDRRDSEQPDS, from the coding sequence ATGCCACGTGATACGCCGTACTTGCAGGTGGCGGACAAGCTGCGGGCCCGCATCCGGGCCGGTGAATGGGCCGTCGGCGACAAGCTGCCGTCCCGGGCGCGGTTCGCGGAGGAGTACGGCGTCGGTCAGTCCGTGGCGCAGCGGGCCATGGAGCGTCTGATCATCGAGGGCATCCTCGAAGGCCGCGCCGGCTCCGGCACGTACGTCCGCCGCGCCCGCGAGCGGCGGCGCATGATCCGCTCACGCCACCGCGAGCAGCGGAACAGGAGTCCGTTCGCCTCGGACATGGCCGAGCTCGACCACGAGGCGGACTGGGAGTGCACGAGCAGGGCGCGGGTTCCGGCGCCGGAGGACATCGCGGAACGCCTGGCGATCGAGCCCGGCGACCTCTGCGTCGTGACGGACTACGAGTTCCTCGCCGACGGTATGCCCGTACAGCTCGCCAAGAGCTGGGAGCCGATGGCGATCACGGACGGAACGCCGGTGCTGCTCCCGGAGATGGGGCCGTACGGCAAGCTGGGCGTCGTGCAGCGTATGCGCTCCATCGGCGTGGACATCGCCACCGGCATCGAACTGCCCCGCCCGGCCCGCGCGACGCGCGAACAGGCCAATCTGCTCGGGATCTCCATCGGTGACCTGGTCATCGAGATCGAGCGCACGTACTTCGACAGCGAAGGCCGCCCCGTGGAGACGGCCGACGTCGTCGTGCCGGACATCCGCTGGGAGATCGCCTACGAGATCCGCGTCGACCGGCCGGACTCCGACCGGCCGGACTCCGACCGGCGGGACTCCGAACAGCCGGATTCCTGA
- the glnA gene encoding type I glutamate--ammonia ligase, translating into MDKQQEFVLRTLEERDIRFVRLWFTDVLGFLKSVAVAPAELEQAFDEGIGFDGSAIEGFARVYESDMIAKPDPGTFQILPWRAEAPGTARMFCDILMPDGSPSFADPRFVLKRILAKTSDLGFTFYTHPEIEFFLLKNKPVDGTRPTPADSSGYFDHTPQNVGMDFRRQAITMLESMGISVEFSHHEGAPGQQEIDLRYADALSTADNIMTFRLVMKQVALEQGVQASFMPKPFSEYPGSGMHTHLSLFEGDRNAFYESGAEYQLSKVGRSFIAGLLKHAAEISAVTNQWVNSYKRIWGGSTRAAGAGGEAPSYICWGHNNRSALIRVPMYKPGKTGSARVEVRSIDSGANPYLTYAVLLAAGLKGIEEGYELPAGADDDVWALSDAERRAMGIEPLPQNLGEAISLMEKSELVAETLGEHVFDFFLRNKKSEWEEYRSEVTAFELKALLPVL; encoded by the coding sequence ATGGACAAGCAGCAGGAATTCGTCCTCAGGACCCTTGAGGAGCGCGACATCCGCTTCGTGCGGCTGTGGTTCACCGACGTCCTCGGGTTCCTCAAGTCCGTCGCCGTCGCCCCGGCCGAGCTGGAGCAGGCCTTCGACGAGGGCATCGGCTTCGACGGCTCGGCCATCGAGGGCTTCGCCCGGGTGTACGAGTCGGACATGATCGCCAAGCCGGACCCGGGCACCTTCCAGATCCTGCCCTGGCGCGCGGAGGCCCCCGGCACGGCGCGGATGTTCTGCGACATCCTGATGCCGGACGGCTCACCGTCCTTCGCGGACCCGCGCTTCGTCCTCAAGCGCATCCTCGCCAAGACGTCCGACCTGGGATTCACCTTCTACACCCACCCCGAGATCGAGTTCTTCCTGCTGAAGAACAAGCCGGTCGACGGCACCCGCCCGACTCCGGCGGACAGCTCCGGCTACTTCGACCACACGCCGCAGAACGTCGGGATGGACTTCCGCCGCCAGGCGATCACCATGCTCGAATCGATGGGCATCTCGGTCGAGTTCAGCCACCACGAGGGCGCTCCCGGCCAGCAGGAGATCGACCTGCGGTACGCGGACGCGCTCTCCACGGCGGACAACATCATGACCTTCCGCCTGGTGATGAAGCAGGTGGCGCTGGAGCAGGGCGTGCAGGCCTCGTTCATGCCCAAGCCCTTCTCGGAGTACCCGGGTTCGGGCATGCACACGCACCTCTCCCTCTTCGAGGGCGACCGCAACGCGTTCTACGAGTCGGGTGCGGAGTACCAGCTCTCGAAGGTGGGCCGCTCGTTCATCGCGGGCCTCCTGAAGCACGCGGCGGAGATCTCCGCCGTCACCAACCAGTGGGTCAACTCCTACAAGCGCATCTGGGGCGGCTCGACCCGGGCCGCGGGCGCGGGCGGCGAGGCCCCCTCGTACATCTGCTGGGGCCACAACAACCGCTCCGCCCTCATCCGCGTCCCGATGTACAAGCCCGGCAAGACCGGCTCCGCCCGCGTGGAGGTCCGCTCCATCGACTCCGGCGCCAACCCGTACCTCACCTACGCGGTCCTGCTCGCCGCGGGCCTCAAGGGCATCGAGGAGGGTTACGAACTCCCGGCCGGCGCCGACGACGACGTCTGGGCCCTCTCCGACGCCGAACGCCGCGCGATGGGCATCGAACCGCTTCCGCAGAACCTGGGCGAGGCGATCTCGCTGATGGAGAAGAGCGAACTGGTCGCCGAGACCCTGGGCGAGCACGTCTTCGACTTCTTCCTGCGCAACAAGAAGTCGGAGTGGGAGGAGTACCGCAGCGAGGTCACGGCCTTCGAACTGAAGGCGCTGCTGCCGGTGCTGTAG